A window of Rosa rugosa chromosome 7, drRosRugo1.1, whole genome shotgun sequence genomic DNA:
GTTGTAGCAAGGCAGAAGACAGGAGGTCGATGCCCTGCAGCGTACAAGTTTGCCTTAGAGAAGCAAGAGCTGATTTTGCAAGCAAGAGATAGCCTGGCAAAAGCTCAAAGGCGCATGAAGAAGAGCGCAGATGCTAAGAGAAGGATACTTGAGTTCGACGTGGGGGACATGGTGTTGTTGAAATTAACACCGCAGATTTGGAAGAAGATTAATTCCAAAGCAGTGCACCGAGGTTTGATTGCAAAGTATGATGGTCTTTTCGAGGTGGTCAAGAGGATTGGAAATGTAGCCTATCGGTTAAAGCAACCGGAGCGGTTGAAGGTTCATCCGACATTCCATGTTAGTTATCTCAAGCCTTTTCACAAAGACTTGGTTGATGCTGGGCGTCAACAAGGGAAAAGGGCTCCTCCTGTCATTCGGAAACAGTTTGACAAACAGGTGGAGAAGATACTAAACCACAGAACTTGGGGCAAAACAAGAAGAATCGGCGGACCGACTTCTTGGTACAATGGAAAGGAGACAGCACAGGGGATGCCAGTTGGGAAAGGGATATAACCCTTTGGCAGTTTGAAAAACAGATCAATGAGTACCTCTAAGCACTACCGACGACGAGGGCGTCGTCGAGCTTTTGTGGGGGTGGTTTGTTAGCCCCTTAGTGCTGCAAAGATGCCTCGACACGACAGCAGCCTTGTGTCATGTCGAGAAAGGCAGCAAAGCAACAAGGCAAATGATGGCACAGGCCGACCTATCATGATAGCTGACAAGGGGAGCAGCAAACAtggagggaatcaaggaattgaTGTTGGCACGGGCCATCCCATCATGGCAGCTGACAGGGAGCAGCAAACATGGAGGGAATCGTGGGATTAATGTTGGGCACGGGCCAGCCTCTCTTGGGCAGCTGACTGACAGGGAGCAGCATCCAAGGAGGGAATCTTGGGATGATGTTGGGCACGGGCCAGTCTCTCTTGGCAGCTGGCAAGGTGCAGCAATCAAGAAGGGAATCCAAGGAAAGCAATAGTCAGAGGACTGTTGCAAGGAAATGTTATATAAGCTGACCCATGGATGTGTCATGGGCAGCAACACATACATTGGCAGAAAGAGAATAGCTAGGCAAATTGAGTGTCGAGATCACTAAGGCTGAAAGCTGTGTTGTACTCTTGTAGTCCTTTAATAGAGAGAAAAGGTTGGGAAGGATTCTTCCCGTAAACACTGTGTGTGGGTGTTCGAATACTTGCTGCTGTTATTTACTTGATAGTTCCGCTGCATACTCTAGCAAGCAAGTAAGAGGTAGGCTGGTCAGGCAGAGAGGGCTGCTTGGCGCCATCACGAGGGCAAAAAGTTTAGGCTTAAACATAACCCCGTGACAATTTGGTCCACCGGTGGATATTTTACATCTGGCAAAGTTGGTCAAGGAggtctccaagcttggagttgTCCCTTTTAAGGGAAGTACAGATCATTTAGAGGCTGATCAGTGGATCAGAAATTTGCGGAACTGTTTCAGGATGGTCATCTGCACTAGTGTTAAGAAGAAGGACGTCGCCACCTTCATGCTGAAAGATGAGGCACGTGTTTGGTGGGATTTTGTTGAGAGGAGTAAGGACGTGACTGCCATGTCCTGGGAGGAATTCGAGAGGCGCTTCAAGGAAATTACTTTCCTAAGTCCGTTGTGGAGCGATTGGAGAAGGAGTTTCTGGAGTTGACTCAGAGGAATATGACCGTTCGGGATTACGAGGCAGAGTTCTCTCGGATGTATCGCTTCGTACGACCATGGGATACCGAAAGGTTAGCTATGCACTTTCTGCGAGGGCTGAATGAGAACCTTCGGGTTACAGTAGCATCGTTTGAGTTGGCGACGGTGGCACAAATGGCGGCAAAGGCAATGGTACTAGAAGAGGCAAACCCACCTCGGCAGAATGATCAGGCAGCAGCAAGAGATTTCCGAGACAAGGGGAAGAGAGTAGCAGGTAGCAGTAGTTCGATGAGACATCAGGGTGGATCCTGGAAGAAGCATAGGAACAACTTTCACCACCAGGCCCCAGCTAGGGCAGCACCTACACCTGTCAGGGCTATGCCTATCAAACAAGCAGCACCTGCTACACCACGGACATGTTACAATTGTGGAGAGACAGGCCATATTTCCAGTGGATGCACTAAACCAAAGAAACGGAAATGCTTCAAATGTGGGTTGGAAGGGCATTTCGCTAGAGAGTGTACTCGACTTGAGGGTGGAGGACAGGGTAACCAGCAGAGACTTTTGCCTCCAGCACCTGCAAGAATCTTTGCTATTGGCCAGATAGGCACTGGGgtggaaggtaccttatctgTTTATAACTACCTTCCTAGAGTATTGTTTGATACGGGAGCCTCCCACTCCTTCATATCTAGTTCAGTTGTAGATGTGTTGGATTTGACTGCTATGCCTCTTACTAGATCTTTGTGTGTCACATCGCCTCTTGGCGTCTCTCTTGAACTtgatatgttttgtgatgattgccctaTTGGGATATGTGGCAGAGAATTCTTTGCATCTTTGAATGTGATTCCAGATCACACGTATGATGTGATTTTGGGTATGGATTGGTTGAGCCCGAACCATGCAGTGATTGATTGCTTTAGGATGGTTGTGTCCTTCCGTGTCCCTGGATAACCAGTGTTTCATTACCGTTGTCTGAAATCCGACATTGCCATGAGGGCAGGGATTTTGGCTCACATTGAATCAGGGAGCAGTACTTCAAGGATTACAGGGATTCCTGTAGTCTCAAAGTATGCTGATGTGTTTCAGGAGATACCTGGGTTACCTCCGAAAAGGGTAATGGACTTCTCCATTGATGTGATACCAGGTACATCTCCTATATCGAAGGCACCCTATCGAATGGCTCCAGCTGAACTTCAGGAGTTGAAGGTTCAGATTGAGGGATTACTTGCGCAAGGGTTCATTCAGGCTAGTGTATCTCCTTGGGCTAGGGATTACCTCGTCCTCGTGCATCTCGACAGGAGGAACCCTGCCTCGACCTCGACCTCGGCCTCGGCCTCTGCCTCTGCCCCTACCGCGACCTCTACCTTCGCCTCCCACCAAATCCATTTCCTAATGAGCATAGCATACCTGGTTAATACATGTATAATACTTAAACATAGTgtaagtcaaatacaagtccatattaaccaagttaCTAACACGTCCAGGGTAATTCAAAACTCCTAATACGACCTAACGTCCTAGACGACATCTAACGCTCTCACATACCCAATGAATTTGTCAATactgaagagcacacgatgggggtccgctgcagacgggccatcactcggaagaaTTGACACATCACtgaatatgtaccttacgctctgataccaaactgtcacgccccggattttgaataaccaattcaaatccgaaacatgaataaaaacACTGACAATTAAggttatgattttttttctcaTAAACAAACACGCCTCACACCACTCAAATATAAaatctcgaaaacctcgagttcattattacaattcactcttacaaagtaaaattgtaaagctctaatgagcataacacacctcacaaaagGATCTCAGAATAACACAAATgtagctactctacgcagctcgatcaccttcctgattctcctgtcctgtaggattacccgctacaccgtttgaatagtgtaccgggattgcaacaacacaaacccggtaagctttttgcaaagctcgtatgactAAACTTAGAAATTGCACAATTTAAATTAACGATAACAACCCAAGCATTCTTAGCAGTTAGCACAATTCAATAATCAACCTCCATtaaaaatcatttccaaaacaaggactCACCCTTGACACTCTCTCAATAAAGATCGTACTTGAaaactcactttttttttttttcttactaaCAAAAGGTATTCAAAGGTTTCATGTAACCCTTATCTGTTACTCCCCTGAATACTCTGACAGACAGACTGTGTGTTCAAAGGCTTCGTGTAACCCTTATCTGTTACTCCTCTGAATACACTGATAGACAGACTGTGTGTTCAAAGGCTTCATGTAACCATATTCTGTTACTCCCCTGAAACACTGATAGACAGACTGTGTGTTCAAAGGCTTCATGTAACCCTATTCTGTTACTCCCCTGAAACACGAAGgctgacagactagagctctaactgaatagtAACCTGTTACCTTGGCCAAGGTGCAGTGTTACGATAATAATGCCTCAGTCACTATTGTGACATGATCCGTAGATCAACATAAAAAGTCGTCCTATATGACTCAAAAGTTACACTTTGACTCCCTTACACTTCCTCACAAGAATATCAACAATTACATGATGTAATGTAATTACGCAAGATAATAAATCATCATTATCATAAgggggaaaatttcgcaaacagtacatcaagtaaaggccactaataattcttatacacaaagtttcaaaccaaacatttcggtacatgaaatctgaaactcgactcattatcagtacacgacgtcaatttttgacactaaaatgtccattatgccctcagttcttttttttttaataatttttttttagattaatttcagtttacccccctaatCCAAAtgttgagggctaaaatggtcattttatgaccgaataattatacaaaataagCTTTGAAAGAGATGAGGTTCGAACCCCCAACCTCTTTCACAACAGCCAAACTCCCCACTGCTGGAGCAGGAGTTATACTCAATATATTATGTACAAACTTCatatttatactctttttaGGCAAGGCcgaataattatacaaaatatataaaccTTGGCAGACATGGGGTTCGAACCCCCAACCTCTTTCATAAAAGCTCAACTCCCCACCACTAGAGCACGAGCTGCCAATTAAATAATAGCTACAAACATTTTATTTATACTCTTTTAGGCGAGGCCGAATAATTATACAAAACATATAAATCTTCGAAGGACATGGGGTTCGAACCCCCAACCTCTTTCATAAGAGCTCAACTCTCTACCACTAGAACACGAGCTGCCCATTAAACAacttctacaaactttatatttatacacTTCTTAGGTGATAGATTTAAATATTATCTtaggtgatatatatatatatatatcttaattTCTTTGCTATATATAAAATAAGCCTTGGAAATTAAGACTAAgatattaatatatgtatgtatatatatatatatatatcttaataTTTATATACTCACCTAAGAagagtataaatataaagtttgtaggAGTTGTTTAATAGGCAGCTCGTGCTCCAGTGGTAGGGAGTTGAGCTCTTATGAAAGAGGTTGGGGGTTCGAATCTCATGTCTTCCAAgatttatatattttgtataattattcgGCCTTGCCTAAAGAGagtataaatattatatttgtAGCAATTATTTAATTGGCAGCTCGTGCTCCTGTGGTGGGGAGTTGAGCTTTTATGATAGAGGTTGGGGGTTCGAACCCCATGTCTTCGAAGATTTATATGTTTTGTATAATTATTCGGCCTCGCCTAAAACGAGTATAAATAAAATGTTTGTACATAATATATTGAGGATAGCTCCTGCTCCAGCGGTGGGGAGTTTGGTTGTTGTGAAAGAGGTTGGGGGTTCAAACCTCACCTCTTTCAAAGcttattttgtataattattcggtcataaaatgaccattttagccctcaacaTTTGGATTCagagggtaaactgaaattaatctaaaaaaaaattattaaaaaaaaaagaactgagggcataatggacattttggtgtcaaaaattgacctcgtgtactgatagtgggtcgagtttcagatttcgtgtaccgaaatgtttggtttgaaactttgtgtataagaattattagtggcctttacttggtgtactgtttgcgaaattttcccttatcaTAAATCAATTCATTCACTGTCACAccattcaatatatatattccaagtaaatatatatatacgtaatcattcacccaggaatgaccactaataccaactatagttcacatgtaataaaacaagaaattcattttatattttaaatacattttacttacctatggaccgtagttgaacaagtccatataatttaaaacaaacatttattttcttaaaacaatttccacaaattTACAACTGAATATAaatcactgaatttcggttcgtaaatgaaccatgtgcgatttactcacctctaatcccgctgcgtcttcttaacagctcaaaatacgattcacaatcgtccatcaactcaaaccgtcaatcacctaatcagatacgaTATTAACTTAGcaaatcattcataaaccacacatatacggcaatccaacggtcggattctaaattaatgatgatccaacggtcagatcgaaattaattgatgatccaacggtcggaacctcacggatcgcccttaggatcatcttCCAAAtatcatgaagatccaacggtccgatcttcctgaatcgtccttacaaacatctccacaaatttatacaaaaatccgacggtcggattctcacgaatcgccttccaaatcaccatttcacaattatacgaagatccaacggtcggatcttcgcccatgacctcacaaagtcatcaggacagtcatacgatcaacatattaaaactacaagtccatcagacggtctgatcttgCATAATCCCAGTGAGTTTTGTTTCCTCGCTCCCAAGTGTGTATATTTCTTACGAGGTTACGAACTTGCGACAAAAGATAGGACAAACAAAATTGTAATCTTAATTCCTCTCTTTTTGCGTAGATTTAAAGATATGGATGAAGTTATCCTAGTAGTAGGGATCTAGGTATAATAGTCAACGATTCCAAGTCTTCCACTCGGCTGATGTTTCTGGCATCCTAAATGAAAGCTAATCAGCTTCCACTGATATATTAAAATTTCAATTCCGAACCATGACTGTTTAAGGGATCACTAACCTACACAACCGTTAGAACTGCTTAGACAGCAAGATTTGAGGCATCCTACCAAATTAAGTTCAAAGTTTTGGTTCAATGCCCGGGATGTTTGAGTTGAGTTTTTACAGGAGCTGTTGTGTCtcctttttttatatattttttaacaGCTTATAACTGCTAATTTGCTTTTCTGGTAATTACTTCACATAAAATGATTAATGATGATGTTCAAAGCTTGAAACTGTGGAGGATAATAACGAACTTGGTGACATGAAAAAGAGAGTATTTTCAGTTGTTGACACCTTCAGGTGCTCAAATACCTTACTTATCTTTTTAAAGAAGGAACAAGTAGAAACTTGATTCTTCTGGTAATTCTAGAACTGTTATGAAGAGGTTGATTATTATGCTCTCATATTACAAAGTAACGTATCATAGCAAAGTAACAAAATTGTCTTCCTTTGCTTTCACATCAGGCATGGGATGGTATCACCAACTAAGTAGCTATACAGATTATCTCCCACTCCAGATAGGAAGAAAAAGCAACAAAAAGGCTGGTGACACTACAAAAAGAATTCATATGGCTTCAGTAGTTATCTTAGGCAATGCCCCTATTACTAGAGGTTGTATCCCGGAGTGGAATACTGGGGTTGAAATCAACAGTTGGAGAAAGAGCTATAAAACTAAAGTCACAATTGGGCCAGATTATACGCGATGGCCAGAGGATTCCACCAACATTAATTGATTGGAAGGCTATTGGACATGATGTGAAAGAGGGAATATGGAAAGAGGTTCAGGGTATACATGTTACTGATAAATGTTAGGACCAAATATTATTAGAAAACAGTTAGAAATTGCTTAATTATCTGTACTTATTTAGTCAAGGATGGTAAGAAGTTATTGATAAATCTCCTTTATGTTACTTGTAGAAAAAATTGGTTGATGTTCGAGAATGATATAAACTTATGTGTCTTAGATGTTGCAATACTTTGTGGAAGGATCACAAGACCAAAACCAAACTTAATtactttgagaaaaacaaagaaaatccaAATATGAGTTCTCTAGTTCCTCCACCTATTATAGCAGTCCAATGGAGTGCACTCATGGCCTATTAGAGTAGTGAGGACGCAAAGGTAGAAGTGCTGAAGCATCCATAATTAGATTGTGCTAAAAAGATTGATACTAACATGATGATTTTAGAATTGATTTTGCAGATGATAGCAACACGAAATTCTATCAATCGGGAGCAACGTGGACCAATTCATAGTACTGGTCGAAAACATTTCGCCCATTTACGATATGAGGTATTGTTTTTAACATTACCGGTAAGAAATGTATAGAAACTgcatagaagaagaaaaaatgtgaTGTGTGATATCATGCGTCATTGTCACTCTTttccataaaagaaaaaattatattgAGAAGCAATCGGTTATCATGAACACAATAGGAACAGCATAGAAACAGTACGAGTTACAGAACAATTAAAacatagtcaaaaaaaaaaaacgtaaaacTATATATTAGAATTCCAAAATGGCTAATTCCATGATTGTATGGCATACATCGCGACGGCACCACTGGTTCTTACTGATTCAACAAACATCCTCAAAATTTTACATTTAACGGGAGTTTGAATCTCCCAACCGCTCCTAATATCAATCATTTGAGGTAAaagaaattacaacaatgtGTCCAGGTCCCTTTTAAAGAGATGGACTTGTCACACAGAATAAACAAGACACAAATTTGAGAAATCTCATGAACAAAACACCTCCTTTATAGGTTGAGATCATTCAAAAAAATCAAGATTTCCCTCACAGCACCAGGGCGCCACCTTTCTTTTCATAAAAATTAAATAGAAGCTGCTTGACCTTTGCTATCCAAGAAAGCAGCTCTAGGACCTCTGAAACATCAACAGAACTTTAGTCACCGTTCTTGACAACATGGTCTCTGTTAAATGGTTGATCATATGCATTCTTACCAAGAATAAGCCTTAACTGAAGGTAACTCACATATGCTGTCAATTGTGAGAACTTTACTTTAATAGCATTGTCTGAAACCACAATCAGAATTAAGAAAATATTCAGATAGTATAGTACGAAGTGATAACAATCAATATAATTGAATGCTCATTCTAAAACAGCACCGACTAATTCCCAAACTTGGTTCCTTTCCGTCAAACGTAAAGTGTTGCTAACAAAAAATTAACCTCTGCTGCATTTGTTAAGTTGGAATCAGtacttgtaatttaataaatattTTGTTCTTTGAAATACTTCTACACAAGAAGGCTGTTCTCTAGTTAAAAATGACTTTCCATCGTACCCTTAAAAAGGGCAGgctaaaagaaaaagaatatggAAACTAATAGTACCCGAGATCAAAATTTACCAGATTCTGGATTCAACTTTGGGGAAAGACCATATAGTGCATATTTGGCATAGGCTAATATCCTGACTCTTTGTGAAGCGCCCAACTTACTAGCAATAGACCTCAATAGTCCACTGAATATAGAGAGAAAGATACAAGAGTAAAGAATGTGAAAAGTATCACAGCATCTTATAAAGAGAGCTGAGGTTGTGCTCATAGCTTACTCTGTACGCAATATTGTGAGGAAGTCAGATGGCAAAGATTCCATAAATGAAGATATGTCCTCCATCTTTAGGGACTGCAGctcttgctttaatttcctTCTCTCTTTAGTTGACATTCCTTGCCCAAGAGCCGATGTACTGCAAAACAGGGTAAAAGTGTCATTAATTTGCTCATGCAAACTGTCAACATGTTGTATTAGCTCAAGCTTTTGGAATCGTGATAAACCAACAAACATAATGATattgaatatatgtatatgaacacacacacacatttggCTACAATATTGCAGGATATATTGATTATGAAGATATAAAAACATATGAAAAGAGTGCATCTGACAAGTGCATCCATGAGTACACACAATtattagatagatagatagatagatgaTGGTAAATATAAATGAGAGAGTTTGCAAGGTTGAAATTATAAATGATGGTGAATGTAGCGATACTTTGGATTATTCAAAATATCACCGAAATCATGGATGCTTATACTGATTACAAAACACATGGTAAATTATTGGTAACTTCAGATGCACAAATTGCCAAAGTGGAGACTTCTGGTGAAAATttccaatttggctgaaaatttgcagaagtggcatctttccaatttggctgaaaatttgcagaagacCCATACATGAGATATGCTTCAAAAGAGGAGGTCCTGTACTTTTCATCTTCTCTGCAGTACGTGTTATTGTATAAAACAGTGTGTGAATTGACCAAAGTCAGCAAACATCTTTTTACACTACCCATGTGCTTACAAATTTGGGA
This region includes:
- the LOC133723167 gene encoding uncharacterized protein LOC133723167, translated to MTVRDYEAEFSRMYRFVRPWDTERLAMHFLRGLNENLRVTVASFELATVAQMAAKAMVLEEANPPRQNDQAAARDFRDKGKRVAGSSSSMRHQGGSWKKHRNNFHHQAPARAAPTPVRAMPIKQAAPATPRTCYNCGETGHISSGCTKPKKRKCFKCGLEGHFARECTRLEGGGQGNQQRLLPPAPARIFAIGQIGTGVEGTLSVYNYLPRVLFDTGASHSFISSSVVDVLDLTAMPLTRSLCVTSPLGVSLELDMFCDDCPIGICGREFFASLNVIPDHTYDVILGMDWLSPNHAVIDCFRMVVSFRVPG